The sequence CAACCAGCTTGACGGCGCTTACCATAACGCGAAGCAGCAGGGGCTGAATGGTGCACTTTACCCAATGGTTACTTTTACAGGCGTGGAGTGCCACAATGAGTGGGAGATCACTTTCGAGGAGATTCACCGTAACGGCGCGATCGCCTATGCAATTTATAACTACGTGAATTACACTGGAGACAAAGATTATCTCCACGAATACGGCATTGATGTGCTCGCCGGTATTTCCCGTTTCTGGGCGGACCGCGTCCATTTCAATAAGTCCAAGAATGTTTACATGATGCATGGCGTAACGGGTCCGAATGAATACGAAAACAATGTTAACAACAACTGGTACACGAACCGTATCGCTGTATGGACACTGAAATACACGCTTGAAGTCATCGATTTCCTTAAGCAGAATGGCCATGAGGCACGCCTTGCAGGCCTTGAGTTCTCTGCTGAAGAACTTGCAAAATGGCAGGATATCATTGAAAGAATGTACTTCCCTTATGATGAAGAAAAAGGTGTCTTTGTTCAGCACGATACATTCCTTGATAAAGATTTAATGACGGTCGATGAGCTTTCAGCAGAAGATCGCCCAATTAACCAGAACTGGTCATGGGATAAAATCCTGCGCAGCTGCTTCATCAAACAAGCGGACGTGCTTCAGGGCCTATACTTCTTCAACCACGAGTTCACAGAAGAAGAGAAACGCCGCAACTTTGAATTCTATGAGCCGATGACGGTCCATGAATCTTCACTGTCACCAAGCATACACGCAGTACTCGCTGCAGAGCTTGGCATGGAAGAAAAGGCGTACGAAATGTACAACCGCACGGCGCGCCTCGACCTTGACAACTACAACAACGATACAGAAGACGGCCTGCACATCACAAGCATGACCGGTGCATGGCTGGCCATCGTCCAGGGCTTCGCAGGCATGCGCACAGCAGAAGGCACGTTATCATTCGCGCCTTTCATCCCGAAAGCCTGGGATCAATACAGCTTCAACATCATCTACCGCGACCACTACATCAAGGTAGAAGTGAACCAGGAAAACGTCGTCCTGTCACAGCAAGGACCAGAACTTGCATTGAAGCTTTACAGTGAAGACGTAACTATCCCTGCAGATGGCGAGCTTTCTGTAAAATTGAAATAAGTTGATGAAGAGAGATCTTTAGGGAAGCCTGAAGGTCTCTCTCATTGGTGAGGTTTTATGGACATTTTGGAGAGTAAAAGGGATGTCTAAGAAAAGTGATTTAATAGACATTTTGGTGAGCGTGAAGGATCGTAATGTCTAAGAAGAGTGGTTTAATAGACATTTTGAAGATCGTTAAACCTCGAAATGTCCAAGAAAGGTGATTTAATAGAAAATTTGGAGAACGTAAAGGCTCGAAGTGTCTAAGAAGCCCACATGAGTCCTTATTAAATTGCATGAATCATAATGAAAGGAGTTTGACGATGACTAGACCACTAAAAGCATTCATTTTTGACCTTGATGGGGTCATTACGGATACTGCGGAATACCACTTTTTAGCGTGGAAGGCGCTGGCTGAGGATTTGGGCATTACTTTTACCCGCGATGATAACGAGGAGTTAAAAGGAGTGTCCCGGATGGATTCTCTCGAGAAAATTCTTGAGCTTGGCGGCCGCACTGAGGATTTTACAGCTGAGGAAAAAGACGCTTTGGCTGATAAGAAAAATGATCATTACTTGACATTAATCAGGAATATCACACCAAATGATCTTTTGCCTGCGATCAAGGAATTAATCACCGATATTAAGGCCAAGGGTCTAAAGCTGGGCCTGGCATCCGCAAGCAAGAATGCATTTACTGTGATGGAATCTCTAGGGATGAAATCTGAATTTGATATCATTGTTGATGCAAAGACTGTCGTGAACGGCAAGCCGCATCCTGAGGTTTTCCTTAGAGCTGCTGAAATGCTTGGCGTTGAACCGGAGGCGTGCATCGGTGTCGAGGATGCAGCGGCAGGTGTTCAGGCAATTAAAGCTGCAGGCATGTTCGCTGTTGCTGTCGGCCCGAAGGAAAGCTTTGAGAATGCTGATATCATCTATGCAAGCACTGCTGAGCTTTCATTTGATAAAATTGTTGAAGTATATAATGGTTAAAACTCTTGAACCCAGTCGCAATAGTGCGGCTGGGTTTTTACTTTTTTTGGATAACTAAGAGATTATCTCGTCTGAATGAGAGATAAGTGGCTTTTATTGAGAGATTATAAAGGTTTTCCGAGAGAATATTACTTTTTACCGAGAGATTATTGATGTTGATTGAGAGATTAATCATAAAAAAGCGATCACTCCGGAAGTGACCGCTTTACTTCACGATAAAAAGCATCTGGTTCATCGACATTGAGGACAATCCTATTCACTTTTCGCTTCAATCCATAGAGAAGATGGACATCTTGAGGCTCATGGAGCAGGATTTCGAACATTGGCTTTTCCTGAACCAAGTCTGGCACCCTGGCATCAAAGAGTTCAGCTTGTTCTTTGGAGCTGAATTTTTCTGGGCCCTCATAGTGTTTTATGTCCTTTATATTATCTAGGGGCAAATATATCATTTTTGAAAAGCCTGTCTGCAGTAATAAGTGGTCTTCAGCCAACAGAAACGGGGTCAGGCGAGTAGCCTGGAGCTCAGCCAACATGAAAAGGATACCGTAAATATTCAAAAATAGCAGGATATAAGACACAATCGGATTCCAGTTGTGCAGGAAGTAGTGCAGTCCAACGGATTCGATGGCAATAGCATGGATGATCATGATATAGACTGCGTTCACGCTTGTTTTTTTATGATAAGTAAAAGCCAGGCCATGATCGATCTCCACTTTCTTTTTCCATGAAAAAAGAGAGTAATGGAACATGGAAAACTCGGTGACAAGAATGTTTGCAGCATGATTGTCGGGCAGGTTTGCTTCAAAAGCCTTGCGAATGTTGGAAAGGAAAAAGGAGTTTCGTCTGGCCAGCCTTTTATATTCCTGAATCAATTTTGGCAGCTTCGTGATTACGGTATAGGCAATATACAGTTCAAACAGCAAAAATGCGCCTTCAGAAGCCATTAATAGATAGGGAAGGAAAGAATATTGTGATAGATGCTGTTGAGGAACGATGAAGTACGCGGCCGCAAAACCTGCTAGGATGACGATTCCCATATATTTAAGTGAATACCTTTTACGGATGATCAGGAAGTAAGTCAACAGAGGCAAAATGATTAGCAGGTCAAGCAGAGAGCCAATGACAGCACCTTCGGGAATTGGGCCAAACATGGTTGTACGGTAAAGAAAATAATTAGTTGCGAGAATCAAAGAGGCTAAAACTACGAAAAGAAATAATCTTGGTTTTTTCAAGACACCAATTGTCATTATTAACCACCTCAACCTAATTATAAATGATTTCATACTGTGAAAGTAGTAAATTTGACAGCTTTGACAAAACTAGTGTTTGTAAAAATAGTTAAAAAACGTTTGCCCGGATTATCCGTCCTTTAACAGGGAAATATGCTACTATGGCAATTTTTTAAAAAGGACGGTGTAGTGGATGTACGATTGTTTAATAGTTGGGGGCGGGATTGCCGGACTCCAGGCGGCCATTCAGCTTGGGCGATATGATCATAAGGTAATGGTGCTGGATGCTGGGGACGGCAGGTCGGCGATTTGCCAGAGCTACCATAATATCCTGGGCTACCCGGATGGTGTCAGCGGGCCCTACTTAAGGGATGTCGGCCGTAAGCAGGCTTCTCAATATGGGGTAGAGTTTATGATTGGCAAGGCAGAGGCTGCCCAGAAAACTGCGGATGGCTTTGAAGTTAAGGACGGAAACGGGAACACGTATAAAGCCAGGACGTTGCTTCTCGCAACAGGTGTTATGGACAGGATCCCTCCTTTTCCGGAACTGATGCCTACCCTGGGAATCAGTGTGTATGTATGTCCTGATTGTGATGGGCATGAGGTGAAGGACAAATCCACAATTGTAATGGGGGCAGGTACAGTCGGCGCCAACATGGCA comes from Mesobacillus jeotgali and encodes:
- a CDS encoding NAD(P)/FAD-dependent oxidoreductase, whose protein sequence is MYDCLIVGGGIAGLQAAIQLGRYDHKVMVLDAGDGRSAICQSYHNILGYPDGVSGPYLRDVGRKQASQYGVEFMIGKAEAAQKTADGFEVKDGNGNTYKARTLLLATGVMDRIPPFPELMPTLGISVYVCPDCDGHEVKDKSTIVMGAGTVGANMALTLNYFTDQLTYVNHEQTEVDEEKMLLMKEKGIRYFEGPIEKVLADGPDFRGVQLTNGEQLTSERGFIAFGGNEVKSQLAHQLGVELHKNKHVLVDPRTKMTNIEKVWAAGDLVAHSEQTTIAMGDGMQASIWIHKTLIADKEK
- the pgmB gene encoding beta-phosphoglucomutase; amino-acid sequence: MTRPLKAFIFDLDGVITDTAEYHFLAWKALAEDLGITFTRDDNEELKGVSRMDSLEKILELGGRTEDFTAEEKDALADKKNDHYLTLIRNITPNDLLPAIKELITDIKAKGLKLGLASASKNAFTVMESLGMKSEFDIIVDAKTVVNGKPHPEVFLRAAEMLGVEPEACIGVEDAAAGVQAIKAAGMFAVAVGPKESFENADIIYASTAELSFDKIVEVYNG